A region of the Sphaerodactylus townsendi isolate TG3544 linkage group LG15, MPM_Stown_v2.3, whole genome shotgun sequence genome:
gtcaggcaccagCTGTGAAGGAAACTGACCACCAGAGATTTTAAtgtttgagtggggggggggggttaggctcTTTCTCCTGTATTCTGACATCAGAATACAGATTCTTTGCAGGTTTCGTGGCTTGCAGAATAATTTTTTACATAACCCTACACTGGCtgtgaactgtttttaaaaataaccctcCGCAGTTGTAACTTTAGTCACTAAATTTTGACTTGATCCAGAGGAGGAAATTAGTTTAAAATGAGATGAGATTCAATTCTGTTCATTTACTGACTATTACAGCAATAGAGCCAGTTGGTCCTTTCACACAGTATATCTTTTATATTGTGACCTCACTCATATTAACTTGTACTGGATCTGCCCTTCCAGAAAAAATGAAGATCTAGAGTCCCAATGTGTCTTCTGTTAGAAAATGCTGTTCCAGGATGACCCAACTCAATTCAGCAATTATCTTGTTCAGAAGACTCTCATCAACAATAGTAGACcctaggaaaaaatgaaattgtaaggTTGTGTAGTTCCCCCAAATAAAGTTAATCTGCTCTTACCATGGATACAAGTGCATTGTGGAAATATTCTTTGCCTGGTCTATGCATTTGTAAAAGCTACTCATTCTCAAAGGAGCTCTTACAGTCTCTGGAGAGACACCAGCTTTGAAGTCATAATAGCTCTTAAAGAAAACAATTTTCTGCCATGTTTCTTTTTCACCTCCAAGGTTCAAAATATGTCAAACTTTTTGGTCACCATAATTGAATTgattcctcaccaccaccaccactacacaACCAAATGTTACAATTTGCACTGAATTTGATATGTTTTCTGCTCAGCCAAGGAAACAATAGAAGTAGGCAAAATAGGCCCTGGTGGTAAAGGGTTAGATCCACCATTTTTCCATTTGTGAAAGAAAAGCAACAGAGGATACTTTGACCACCCTTAAAAAGGTTATGCAGCGTATCAAGGGACCCGTATGGacaaaagacaaacagaatgGGAATGTAGTAAAAACAAGAAATGGCTAGGATAAAGCAGAAAGATGGTAGGATCCATCCCATAGTTCCTAGAACTGGATGCCTTTGGACATGGGTGGTATTGTTGCCAATGAAGTTTATCTGAGGTGTGATTATAAAGTAGTCATCACCTGGCACATTGTAAACTATAATGCTGAGAAAGTTCTTGACAGTTGACTAGATCCCCTGGAAGTTTTTCACGGGTAGAGGATTTTGCAGTTATGGAGCTTAGTGTTCTCACTTTGAGCTTTCTGTAAGAGTCtgaaatgcccccctcccaatcCTGTCCCCTGCCCTCCAggttcaatatttttttccactcTCACAGTATTTCTTTTCATACTTAGTTATTCCCTTTGTTAATTCTTGTGGTTGTTGAATAGTTCTGAGGAGAAACCCAAACTGGGGGAAAGCCTACACAAACCAGGTAGGTTTGCCTTTATAGCCTGGAGTGAAGTCATGGTACCTATTTTTGGCCAAGTTGGGCTTGGCAGGCTTTTGGGTTTAGTCTTTTTCATGGGGAGTTTGGAGGGTGGGTGGAGTCTTGAAAATATGCTGTCTCTTCTCTCTGTGTATGAGAGAATGTGACCATGCGTGTAAAGCTGTGCAAAAGAACCAGCattcactttggccccttctgcacatgcagaataatgcactttcaatccactttcataattgtttgcaagtggattttgctattctgcactgcaaaatacattgaaagtggattgaaagtgcactattctgcacgtgcggaaggggcctttatgaaGACACTCATCTGCAGATTCCTAGTGGGGACAGAGGGTGGATGCTCATTTCTCAGCAATTTTTCtatggttcttttctttttctgcattctAGTCAAGGAACTGTATTTACAGTAAATATATTGTGATATTAGCATTGTTTCAGTTAACATATATTTCCTTGAATCCTACTTAGAGCCGTGAGCATTGCTCGCTGTAACTCTAGGGCCCCTTCGGCATATGCAGagtaaggcactttcaatccactttcacaattgtttgcaagtggcttttgctattctgcacagtaaaattcaactgcaaagtgtattgaaagtggattgaaagtgccttattttgCATGTTCAGAAAGGGCCTAGCAGTGGAAAACTTCCTCTGTTATACTCTTTTCAACATGATGAAGAGGCCagcaatagcaaaaaaaaaaaaatctgaatgcctcttgccttggaaatcctacggggttaccataagtcagctttgactagagagcacaccacacacacacacacacacacacacacacacacacacgaaagaaGGAACATACCAAACAGGAAGTTTAATGGCATCTCGAGTCACAAATACAAGACACAAaaacagtgttgttgtttttaagtctgGTTGTGTTTTGTATGTACTGCAGTACAAATGGAACCATTTGAAATACCACGGGCTGGCTCCAACCAGCTTTTATGCTGGTGTAAAAAAGAGGAGAGGTCATCTTTTGACCACCTAAAAAGGTGATTCtgtggatcatgggacctgcatgcaAAAAGCCAGGTAGGACAATGATTGTAGTAAAGAGGAGAGCTGGGCAAGGTTGagtagaaaagctggctggatccattCCAAACCTATGGCTAGAATAAAGCTGACAAACATGTACACTCCTTTTGTACGCTGAGCAGAactactggaaaaaatgcatcttTTTTAGTTGTCTTCCTAAGGCATCTTTGACTTCTTTGTTCCTCAGGCTGTATATTAGTGGGTTCAGCATTGGAATGACAATGGTGTAAAAGACAGATACTATTTTGCCTTGGTTAGGAGAAGCCATGGCCCCAGGTTGGCCATACATAAAGAAGGCTGTCCCATAGAACAAGGTTACAGCCAGGATATGAGAAGTACACGTTGAGAAGGCCTTGTGTCTCCCTTGAACAGATGGTATGCGCAGGATGGTAGCAACAATATAGCCGTAGGAGATGAGGACAATTGCCGCTGTCACAACTATGATCAACCCACACATTGCAAGGAGTACAATTTGATTGACAAAAGTGTCTGCATAAGAGGCCTGCATCACAGCTGGGACATCGCAAAAGAATTGGTTGACCTCACTTGACTGGCAATAAGGCAAACTGAAAGTGAAGCCTGTCTGTGTGCAACAATTTAGAAAGCCAAAGAAGTATGAAACAGCCACCAGAAGGGCACAGATCTTTTTGGACATGGTAGCATGGTAAAGCAGAGGATTGCAGATGGCCCTGAACCTGTCGTACGCCATGGCAGCCAAAAAGAAACACTCAGTCGTcccaaagagagagaagaagaacatTTGAACGGCACATCCATTGTAGGAAATGTCCTTATTCCTAGTTGCAAAGTTCAGCATGGCTTTGGGAGTGATGACTGAGGAGTAGCNNNNNNNNNNNNNNNNNNNNNNNNNNNNNNNNNNNNNNNNNNNNNNNNNNNNNNNNNNNNNNNNNNNNNNNNNNNNNNNNNNNNggggtcggaggacagtgagggaggggcttcggaggccagcaggccgatgacggggacaaggtgagtgggaaagggaaggggaacagcgtgttcccggtggtgctgttcgcactgcgccgccgggaagacgctgttccctccaaaacaaccctttaaagggttgttttttagggcggcctgacgccgccctgagggagggaaagggcagccaggttggcgctgctgcgtttcagcagcgccgcctgtgcgaacggcggcctggggcggcgttttaaccgcccccaggccgccgtttttggcccatgcggaaacagccgaaGATACAGCTAGGTAGGGATTCTGTAAAGTTGACCATGAATGCATTTGATCATTGAGCTGATTACCCAGCTTTTTTAGTTCATGCTAAGCAGCTGCTAATAGAGCACTTCCAAACTAATAGCtgtagtaagtaaataaatgtattgtttaaAGCAGAAGCTTATGAGAATATAACATATACAAATAATACCAAAATAGTAAATGTACAGTAAATCACTATACAACTATTACTAGATCAGAAATTTGACTCTCCAAGGATGTAAATTTGGCCCAGATTTTCTTAGCAGCTGaagcaacaaaaaaagaagaaaacatattATAGTTAATCAAGGGATTGGTATCTgataagagaaaaaaatcagtttctcaaAATCAGATAACATATTTTAGCCTGTTACAAGTTTAAATGAAAATTGGAACCTCGGTTctgaatacaaaaaaacaaaaacaaataagacCTAATGAGGAAGATCTTCTACTACACAATTGCCTCATACACAAAGACAAAGAGCCTTTGTCGTACGCGAGCATTAGCGAATCAATTGCACTGTCAGCATAATCTGAAACACATAGATGTTCATGTATAAGATAAGCTAGGTAAGAATATAGTTTCTTTTGAAAAACTTaaaccaaaagataaaaatagatTGGGAGATACTTTCAACAGATAAAGAACTTACATAGTTATGAAATAAGAAAAGAACTGGAATATATAATGGAGACTTCAAATATCTGGACTGCTGGCTATTAAGTTAGTATCAGAAGAGACCTCTTTCTCATTCTGATCCAAAGCAGCTATAGCAAGATCCATGCCTCTCTCAAAAAATTAGACAATTGACTAGTAAGCTTCATTAAAGCCCCCTTTACTTCTCTGTTTCTCAAACAATAAACAACGGGGTTGACAATGGGtgttaaaacagtgtaaaacacAGAGAAGACTTTGTTGAGGTCTTTCAGTGTGTCACTTTGTGGAACCATGTAGACAATGACAAGGGTCCCATAGAAAATAATAACTACAGTAAGGTGGGAGGAGCAAGTCGAAAAGGCCTTCTGTCTATCATTGGTGGAGGGAATGCGCAGAATAGTGGAGATGATAAAACTGTAAGAAATCAGGGTCAAAAGAAATGGAACAAAAGCTATCATGAAGCTAAGGATGAAACCTATGAATTCCATCCTAAGGCTGCCTTCACAGGCGAGCATTATCAGTGGAGTAAAATCACAAAAGAAATGGTCAAGAATATACGGACCACAAAATGATAATTGGGAAATCAAATAAGTTGTTACAGAGTTAAGCAGAAAACAGCTTATACATGAGGTCAACATAAGCTGTACACAAAGTGTATTATTCATTAAGACAGAATAATGAAGTGGCTTGCAAATGGCTAAAAAACGATCATAAGACATGGCAGCCAGCAGATAACATTCCGAACCTGCTAGTGATCCAAAGAAATAATATTGTAATAAGCAGCCCCAAACAGGAATCATTGTGTCTCCCGTTAAGAAGGCTGTGATCATTCTGGGTAGAATGGTTGTGCTATAGAAGGTTTCCAGGCATGAAAGATTCCCCAAGAAGAAATACATCGGGGTGTGAAGATGCTGATCACATGCAACAAGTACCACTATGAGAAGGTTTGCAGCTACTGTTGCTGTGTAGATCAGCAGAAAGATCCAAAAGAAGAATATCTGCAATTGAGGCACATCATTGAATCCCAGGAGGATAAATTTTGTGAGATCTGTGTGATTTCTCCACTCTGGGGTTGACATTGCATTCATCATGTTGAAATGATAAAGATCCAAAAGAAGAATATCAGTAATTCAGGCACATCATTGGATCTCAAGAGGATAAATGTTGTGAGATATGTTTGGTTCCTCTGCTCTTGGATTGACATTGCATTCATCATGTTGAAACGAGAAATATGGACGAATAAATAAGGAAATAGCCTTCCATTCTTTCAGTGATTCCTTAAAATATTCATATTGGATGAAATCTGTAAGAAACattacaaataaacaaaataaaataattctacaCCAAAATTTCTGAGACGTGCTTTCTGAAAGTTATCACTGAGGTCTCAAAACATCTGCCATCTAAAGACTACAAAAGCAAAATATGCCtaggaaatacctgaagaatTTTGAGGGAGCCAAATGAGTTTTAATAGGAATTGTTGATTTTTTGGACACACATTTCTTATCCAAGGGGGTCACAGCTTGTGCTGCCTTAAACATGCATGCGGCATTTCACAGAGACAGTGCTGAGCAGTCAACTTGATCTTTACTGGTGTTCAATATACTtcagaaagcaagaaaaaagatAAGCTCACAGCCTGCATTCAGGCTATCAAAATCTCTCTGTGCACCACAAATGGCTCAAATGAGTGTGCACAGTGGATCCTACATCACCTTTGATTCAGTATACTGATGGCTTTTAGACCCGATTTTGAACTCcatgcaaaataataaaactggTCCAGTGACGGAATGTTTAAACAAAGGGCAAGCTCTCAAAATCCCTTTTAACCCATAAGCCCTGGGTTGTAAAAGTTCTTTATCTGAGAAACAGGCTTGGAACCATAGAATGATGATCAAAATTCTGCTTACCCAATCTGCCTACTCTTCATATTGCTAGCCCTTGACCCTCCTGTAAATAAATTGTTATCAAAGAACTTTATGAATATCAGAGGCATGGGaggtttcagggtttttggggagggagagatctCCCCTTGCATAAGTCATTACCTGGATCTTGACCATCATCATAAATATATTGCACATGACACTTGTGGTCTAATTGCTGATTCAGCATACCTTTTTGCAAATAATGCTACTTTCTCAGTGGCATTTCCCGGTTCTAATTTAAAAGGCCCACAGTTGTTCAGCTGCGCATCTAGTCTTGAAGTAATTGATGTCCCTTGAATAAAACATCCTTGCACGTTGTTAGAAAATGCAGAGTATTGAATAAATAACATGGCTTTATAGATTGGCAACAGAATCAACATGTTTATTTGGTGGCTTTACGTTTTATGTGCCAAGTCAATGCCATGTGTAAGAAATGCCACCAGAAGTATCCAAGGAATTCATTATATAGCTGTAGTTAATTGGAAATTCTAATTGAGTCAAACTGATAAATTTAGAAAACCTCTTGGATCTTCTGCTGGGTGAAAAATCATTCACTGGATTACAAGAAAGGTTTTTTGTGATACAATCATGGAGGGTTAGGTCCAGAGTATTTTTGTGCAAATCTAGTCTAATGTTACTCTTCATTGAAGCTCCTATCTGacataatttagaagaagaagaagaagaagaagaagaagaagaagaagaagaagaagaagaagaagaagcagcagaagcagaagaagcagaagaggaggaggaggaggaggaggaggaggaggagtttggatttatatcccccctttctctcctgtaggagactcaaaggggctgacaatctccttgcccttcccccctcacaacaaacaccctgtgaggtaggtggggctgagagagctctgagaagctgtgactagcccaaggtcacccagctgcgtaATGTaaggggagtgtacaggctaatctgaattccccagataagcctccacagctcaggcagcagagctgggaatcaaacccggttcctccagattagatacacgagctgttaacctcctaccccactgctgctcctttaggtcTGACAATCAGCACTGCAGTCTtttaagagaaggaagagaactcCCTGCTTCCTTTATTATCAGTGGAGAAACTGTTTTGAATCAACCAGAATGTCCAAATCAAAAGCCATTCCAATTTTGTAAATATGAAGTATATTTTATGAATAATCTTAAATATAATACCATGCATAAAAACACTATGTTGTAGAACCAAATCCAACACAATAAGTATTTGTTGAATAAGACAAGTAAACACAATTAACAGTATCAAGATATCTAGGTAAAATTCAAACAAGATGTTGAGCAAATACAAATTAAGTATTTAAAACttaacagcagttataatatcaAAACAAGGACCAGTTAAAATTATTGTATTGACTGCTAAAAACTGTGACCttactttttttgtatttaagCAAAGCAAAATAATATAGTAGAGCAGCtgttcagtgtattttttttccaatataGGCAATAATATTTCAAACTATGAATGAACCACAAAGCAAATGAGATATCAGCATTAACGATCCCTACCAAATAGATTTTAACACAGGAAGATCACATATTGGGGTGGGATTCTATACAggctctcaattttttttttttttttttttttttccttccctttttttttttttttttttttttttttttttttttttttttttttttttttttttttttttttttttttttgtttttttttttttttttttttttcttaatcacACCCTCATTACAACCTACGCCCACATTGCTTTGGTCAGTGTAAATCCCAGGACTTCAGCATAGCCCTTTTAAGTGGTCAAGGGAGCCCTCCTCCCTTTTAACCCTTAGAAATCCTTACCTAGTGTTGCCAATTTTTGAAATCATTCCTGTAGTTGTgcctttaatatcagtttgatctgtCAGAATGTATaggcaattttattttttgccattccatgaaaagcttcagctgcccgtTGCCATTCTCTccagctgtttccgcatggccaaaaaacagtgccctagggatggaaaaaacccatccctggggtgctgttcgcataggaggtgctgctgcatcgcagcagctcTGTCCTTGCCCCTCCCTCCAAGCAGTGCAAAGTCActgctttcaaacctcactcagaggggcgagttttttggaatacgctgagtgaatggcagtgggtggaagccggcgtattccttGTGCCACTCCCAAAACAGCTTATTCCTTgtcctggcttccgttgctctgtagaggccaggggatacCTGGCCTCCATTGCTGCAGCCATCGCTCGGGCCATGggggtatgtcccctggcctcctcggaGTGACAAaagccaggacaaggtaagaagccatttggggggctgcACGACTGTGCAGaacctgctctgccagctgcgtaGCTTGTGGGGCAGatcatgcgaacggccccagggcttgaaTCGGCATgaatctggctgtgtggaaacagcctccgTTAAAAGATTAGGACCTTTTTTCCTGTCCAGGTGGCAACCTTAACCATACCTCATGTTGCTAACTAGTCaagaatggaagaaaaagaagagttggtttttatactctctTTTCTTcactttaaggaatctcaaagcagcttacaatcacctgccTTACTTTCCCTACAGCAGATGCCTtgcgaagtaggtggggctgagagaattctgagagaactgtggcccaaggtcacccagcaggcttcaggtggaggagtgggaaatcaaacccagttctccagcttttaatccaccactcttaaccactatcacACACTggctctgaaaacaaaacaaagctgccTAGATTTCTcttgtgtttttcaaaactgcatAATGTACTAAAACGTGAAGATGAAGGCTTGTCATGTACAATTGACACTTGATAATTGAGCCAGGTCAAATGGCTGCTTCATGCACAGATAAAGGGGCCAAGTGAACATTGCAATCCTACTTCCAATGGACTGGAAAGCACCACACACACTAAGTAAATATGATAAGCAGAAATTACAACCTACCAAAAAAAAGCTAGGAATATcacaaaacatttctctttttgtGGGGAATGTATATGTTCTTCTTTGATAGCAGCACCTTCAGGGGTATTCCAGATGGCACATATAGAATTGCACATAAGGACAACTTGAACATGGTGAGGGGCCACAGATCAAAGGTAAAGCatctggttggcatgcagaaagtcccatgtGCAATACCTGGAATTtccagctgaaaggatcaggtagtagatgtATGATTTCTGATGAGACCTGGAGGTCCACTGTcagcctgagtaggcaatactgattttaatggatcAATGGATCAATTCAGTAAAAGACAAGTTCATGTGTGCATAACGTCCATTGCTCT
Encoded here:
- the LOC125444176 gene encoding olfactory receptor 1019-like, which encodes MMNAMSTPEWRNHTDLTKFILLGFNDVPQLQIFFFWIFLLIYTATVAANLLIVVLVACDQHLHTPMYFFLGNLSCLETFYSTTILPRMITAFLTGDTMIPVWGCLLQYYFFGSLAGSECYLLAAMSYDRFLAICKPLHYSVLMNNTLCVQLMLTSCISCFLLNSVTTYLISQLSFCGPYILDHFFCDFTPLIMLACEGSLRMEFIGFILSFMIAFVPFLLTLISYSFIISTILRIPSTNDRQKAFSTCSSHLTVVIIFYGTLVIVYMVPQSDTLKDLNKVFSVFYTVLTPIVNPVVYCLRNREVKGALMKLTSQLSNFLREAWILL
- the LOC125444175 gene encoding olfactory receptor 12-like, with protein sequence SVITPKAMLNFATRNKDISYNGCAVQMFFFSLFGTTECFFLAAMAYDRFRAICNPLLYHATMSKKICALLVAVSYFFGFLNCCTQTGFTFSLPYCQSSEVNQFFCDVPAVMQASYADTFVNQIVLLAMCGLIIVVTAAIVLISYGYIVATILRIPSVQGRHKAFSTCTSHILAVTLFYGTAFFMYGQPGAMASPNQGKIVSVFYTIVIPMLNPLIYSLRNKEVKDALGRQLKKMHFFQ